The following coding sequences lie in one Rhizobium rhododendri genomic window:
- the metG gene encoding methionine--tRNA ligase, giving the protein MKDTSPFYITTAIAYPNGRPHIGHAYELIATDALARYQRLDGREVFFLTGTDEHGQKMQQTAKLEGIAPEALALRNSDEFRAMGKLLNSSNDDFIRTTEERHHQTSRDIWNRMAENGDIYKDSYAGWYSVRDEAYYQENETEKRADGLRYGPQGTVVEWVQEESYFFRLSQYQDKLLALYESDPDFIGPSERRNEVMSFVKSGLRDLSISRTTFDWGIKVPNDPAHVMYVWVDALTNYLTATGYLEDPNGPRAKFWPADVHVIGKDIIRFHAVYWPAFLMSAGLPLPKRIFAHGFVLAKGGEKMSKSLGNVLDPFELIAHFGLDPIRYFLMREISFGQDGNCSEDAIGTRINADLANGIGNLASRSLSMIVKNCDGKIPEFGPLRDEDKAMLAQVDALADITRDEMGKQMIHRALAAIIAVVSETDRYFAGQEPWALKKTDFVRMGTVLYVTAEVVRQIAILLQPFVPDSAVKLLDLVAAPADKRDFAALGEAGRLVPGTPLEAPKPVFPRYVAPEA; this is encoded by the coding sequence ATGAAAGACACTTCCCCATTCTACATCACAACCGCGATCGCCTATCCCAACGGCCGGCCGCATATCGGCCATGCCTATGAGCTGATCGCCACGGATGCGCTGGCCCGCTACCAGCGGCTGGACGGGCGCGAGGTGTTTTTTCTCACCGGCACCGACGAGCACGGCCAGAAGATGCAGCAGACAGCAAAGCTCGAGGGGATTGCCCCGGAGGCGCTGGCATTGCGAAACTCGGACGAGTTCCGTGCGATGGGCAAGCTGCTGAATTCATCGAACGACGACTTCATCCGCACGACGGAAGAGCGTCACCACCAGACTTCGCGCGACATCTGGAACCGGATGGCCGAGAATGGCGACATCTACAAGGATTCCTACGCCGGCTGGTATTCCGTGCGCGACGAGGCCTATTACCAGGAAAACGAAACCGAGAAGCGCGCCGACGGTTTGCGCTACGGGCCGCAGGGAACGGTCGTCGAATGGGTGCAGGAGGAAAGCTATTTCTTCCGCCTGTCGCAGTACCAGGACAAGCTGCTGGCGCTCTACGAAAGCGATCCCGATTTCATAGGCCCCTCCGAGCGCCGCAACGAGGTGATGTCCTTCGTCAAATCGGGGCTGCGCGACCTGTCGATCTCGCGCACCACCTTCGACTGGGGCATCAAGGTGCCGAACGATCCCGCACATGTCATGTATGTCTGGGTCGATGCGCTCACCAACTACCTGACCGCGACAGGCTATCTGGAAGACCCTAACGGCCCGCGCGCAAAATTCTGGCCGGCCGACGTGCATGTGATCGGCAAGGACATCATACGCTTCCACGCCGTCTACTGGCCGGCGTTCCTGATGTCGGCCGGGTTGCCGCTGCCGAAGCGGATCTTTGCCCATGGCTTCGTGCTTGCCAAGGGTGGAGAGAAGATGTCGAAGTCGCTCGGCAATGTGCTCGATCCGTTCGAGCTAATTGCCCATTTCGGCCTCGACCCGATCCGCTATTTCCTGATGCGCGAAATCTCGTTCGGGCAAGACGGCAATTGCAGCGAAGACGCCATCGGCACACGCATCAACGCCGATCTTGCCAACGGCATCGGTAACCTCGCCAGCCGTTCGCTGTCGATGATCGTCAAGAATTGCGACGGAAAAATTCCGGAATTTGGGCCTCTGAGAGATGAGGACAAGGCGATGCTGGCGCAAGTCGATGCCCTGGCCGATATCACCCGCGACGAGATGGGCAAGCAGATGATCCACCGGGCACTGGCGGCCATCATCGCCGTCGTGTCTGAAACCGACCGGTACTTTGCCGGCCAGGAGCCCTGGGCGCTGAAGAAGACCGATTTTGTCCGTATGGGAACAGTCCTTTACGTGACCGCCGAGGTGGTTCGCCAGATTGCGATCCTGCTGCAGCCGTTCGTGCCGGATTCGGCAGTCAAGCTGCTGGACCTCGTAGCAGCGCCTGCGGACAAACGTGATTTTGCGGCGCTGGGCGAGGCGGGTCGTCTCGTGCCGGGCACCCCGCTGGAGGCACCGAAGCCGGTATTCCCGCGCTACGTGGCGCCGGAGGCTTAG
- a CDS encoding DNA polymerase III subunit delta': MSDERPGVLDGAIAPMENTRLFGHAEADAFLAQSYRSGKGHHAILIEGPEGIGKATLAFRFANHVLSHPDPLMAPGEIADPDAASVVSHAIASGASHNLLYLARPVDEKTGKVKSAITVDEVRRAGKFFSQTSGTGNWRIVIIDPADDMNRSAANAILKILEEPPKRALFLVLSHAPGKLLPTIRSRCLPLRLSPLSDEALAAALSNLDIAADANLLRDAKGSVSEALKLINYGGADIVAAYRQVVASDGPAARKAMHKLADVLSGRESETIFDFFVSQIEDDIMARARQAALEGRVVDAERMSRLHSDVTERLIVSQAYNLDRKQTILTVLGDLKQQL; encoded by the coding sequence ATGAGCGACGAACGGCCCGGCGTGCTGGACGGCGCCATTGCTCCGATGGAAAATACCAGGCTTTTCGGCCATGCGGAGGCAGATGCGTTCCTGGCCCAGTCCTATCGTTCCGGCAAGGGCCACCATGCCATCCTGATCGAGGGGCCGGAGGGCATCGGCAAGGCGACGCTGGCCTTCCGCTTTGCCAATCATGTGCTGTCGCATCCCGATCCGCTGATGGCGCCGGGCGAGATCGCCGATCCCGATGCGGCCTCTGTCGTCAGCCATGCCATCGCTTCAGGCGCGTCTCACAACCTTCTCTATCTGGCGCGCCCTGTCGACGAGAAGACCGGCAAGGTGAAATCGGCAATCACCGTCGACGAGGTCAGGAGGGCCGGTAAATTCTTCTCGCAGACGTCGGGCACCGGCAACTGGCGCATCGTTATCATCGACCCCGCCGACGACATGAACCGCAGCGCTGCAAACGCCATCCTGAAAATACTCGAGGAGCCGCCTAAGCGGGCGCTGTTCCTGGTGCTGTCGCACGCGCCCGGCAAGCTTCTGCCGACCATACGCTCGCGATGCCTGCCATTGCGCCTGTCACCGCTTAGTGATGAAGCGCTGGCAGCGGCTTTGTCCAATCTCGACATCGCCGCCGATGCCAACCTTTTGCGCGATGCCAAGGGGAGCGTCAGCGAGGCGCTGAAGCTCATCAACTACGGTGGCGCGGACATTGTCGCGGCCTACCGCCAGGTGGTGGCTTCCGACGGGCCTGCAGCGCGCAAGGCGATGCACAAGCTCGCGGACGTGCTGTCGGGCCGGGAGAGCGAAACGATCTTCGATTTCTTCGTCTCCCAGATCGAGGACGACATCATGGCACGGGCGCGCCAGGCGGCACTCGAAGGCCGGGTGGTGGACGCCGAGCGGATGTCGCGGCTTCATTCTGACGTCACCGAACGGCTGATAGTGTCGCAGGCCTACAATCTCGATCGCAAGCAGACCATATTAACCGTGCTGGGCGATCTCAAACAGCAGCTGTAG
- the tmk gene encoding dTMP kinase has translation MSNGTGLFISFEGGEGAGKSTQIRLLAEALTASGRDVLVTREPGGPPGAEAVRHVLLSGAAEPFGTRMEAILFAAARNDHVEEVIRPALAQGKIVLCDRFMDSSRVYQGVTGNLEPDFIEALQRIAVDGVVPDCTLILDLPASVGLERAHRRGAATTAEPDRFEKEEMETHEKRREAFLDIAAGDPQRCHVIDALHAPEEIAARILAIVSQRLASHDGQAGPRPETAQ, from the coding sequence TTGTCGAACGGAACCGGTTTGTTCATAAGCTTTGAAGGCGGGGAGGGTGCCGGTAAATCGACGCAAATCCGTTTGCTCGCCGAAGCCCTGACGGCGAGCGGTCGCGATGTGCTGGTCACCCGCGAGCCCGGCGGGCCGCCCGGTGCGGAGGCGGTGCGCCACGTGCTGCTCTCCGGGGCTGCCGAGCCTTTCGGGACGCGCATGGAGGCCATCCTGTTTGCTGCGGCCCGCAACGATCATGTCGAGGAGGTCATCCGCCCGGCTCTGGCGCAAGGGAAAATCGTTCTCTGCGACCGGTTCATGGATTCATCGCGCGTCTACCAGGGCGTAACGGGCAATCTGGAGCCGGATTTCATCGAGGCGCTGCAACGGATCGCCGTCGACGGCGTCGTGCCGGACTGCACCCTGATCCTCGACCTGCCCGCCAGCGTCGGCCTCGAGCGTGCACACAGGCGCGGAGCCGCGACCACGGCCGAGCCGGATCGCTTTGAAAAGGAAGAGATGGAAACCCATGAAAAGCGCCGGGAAGCGTTTCTCGATATTGCTGCCGGCGATCCGCAACGCTGCCATGTCATCGACGCCCTGCATGCACCCGAAGAGATCGCGGCCCGCATCCTTGCCATTGTCAGCCAGCGGCTTGCATCGCATGACGGGCAGGCGGGGCCCAGGCCGGAGACCGCACAATGA
- a CDS encoding D-alanyl-D-alanine carboxypeptidase family protein encodes MLKCLFAAVVLFSTNAVAQAPPPAFDTKAGQAFMIEASTGTVLLAKNEDKPFSPASLAKLMTLDVVFDALTRGEVSLDTTYPVSENAWRRGGAPSRASTMFAALKSRVRIGDLVQGVAIQQANDACIVLAEGMSVSEAEFARRMTQHAREIGMPKAQFGNATGLPDADSKVSARELVTLARDLQSKYPDLYKSFAQPDFTWNKIFQRNRNPLLPLTMGVDGLGTGFAEGEGFSIVSSVTRDGRRLFLAMGGLGSDKERTEEAKRVLEWGLSNFRSQRVFDEGEVIGTASVYGGARASVGLVAKTGVDVYVPVNNPDRLTARVIYRWPLAAPVASGQPAGILKVFSGTRVVREVPLFTDGDVAQGGLGRRALDALVELSETLLFSWLWETPTPA; translated from the coding sequence ATGCTGAAATGCCTTTTCGCTGCAGTCGTGCTGTTTTCCACAAATGCGGTCGCGCAAGCGCCACCGCCCGCCTTCGACACCAAGGCCGGGCAGGCTTTTATGATAGAGGCCTCTACCGGAACCGTTCTGCTGGCCAAGAACGAGGACAAGCCGTTTTCACCGGCGTCGCTGGCCAAGCTGATGACGCTGGACGTGGTTTTCGATGCCCTGACCCGCGGCGAGGTCAGCCTCGACACCACCTATCCCGTATCCGAAAATGCCTGGCGCAGGGGCGGTGCACCGTCGCGGGCGTCTACTATGTTTGCAGCGCTGAAATCTCGCGTACGGATCGGCGACCTCGTTCAGGGCGTGGCGATCCAGCAGGCCAATGACGCCTGCATCGTGCTTGCCGAAGGCATGTCCGTCAGCGAGGCGGAGTTTGCCCGCAGGATGACCCAGCATGCGCGCGAGATCGGCATGCCGAAGGCGCAGTTCGGCAATGCGACAGGACTTCCCGATGCCGACAGCAAGGTTTCCGCCCGCGAACTGGTAACGCTGGCGCGCGACCTGCAGTCAAAGTATCCGGACCTCTACAAATCCTTCGCGCAGCCCGACTTTACCTGGAACAAGATTTTCCAGCGGAACCGCAATCCGTTGCTGCCGCTGACCATGGGCGTCGATGGACTGGGAACCGGCTTTGCGGAGGGCGAGGGGTTTTCGATCGTCTCCTCCGTGACGCGTGACGGTCGGCGTCTATTTCTGGCCATGGGCGGGCTCGGCTCCGACAAGGAGCGCACCGAGGAAGCCAAGCGTGTGCTCGAATGGGGCCTGAGCAATTTCAGGAGCCAGCGTGTCTTCGATGAGGGCGAAGTGATCGGCACGGCCAGCGTCTACGGCGGCGCCAGGGCATCGGTCGGGCTTGTCGCCAAGACAGGCGTGGATGTCTACGTGCCTGTCAACAATCCCGATCGGCTGACGGCCCGCGTCATCTACCGCTGGCCGCTGGCCGCGCCTGTTGCAAGCGGACAGCCGGCGGGGATTTTGAAAGTGTTTTCTGGCACCCGCGTCGTCAGGGAGGTTCCGCTGTTCACCGACGGCGATGTCGCGCAGGGCGGTCTCGGGCGCCGGGCGCTCGATGCTCTCGTCGAGCTATCGGAAACGCTCTTGTTTTCCTGGCTCTGGGAAACGCCGACGCCGGCTTGA